A genomic stretch from Lathyrus oleraceus cultivar Zhongwan6 chromosome 2, CAAS_Psat_ZW6_1.0, whole genome shotgun sequence includes:
- the LOC127123289 gene encoding uncharacterized protein LOC127123289 — protein sequence MGKTKISLKELASIKRKFTKPIDDYLNRFQLLKAMCFTQEEKARENKNKRVAYIDFSNDDEGSYNGPLDLDKNEIDLVELKQGPHYAYKVLASSNGKNPIEPENNNKFPKKTYAFDVTKCDEIFDLLVKDAKVPPLEQRKKKGFSKYHSFLGHKTSQCFLFRDLVQNAIQEGRLKFGDKPRSQMKIDSNPLQMDDAHYTEAEEVNMVEVTDDFKMIEVTKDFVNEPVMVRVSEHLDQGFFNDFFQEVVGNVTNGNNDVFDTRVTKDSNLMIVTKETVDGFV from the exons ATGGGGAAAACAAAGATAAGTCTGAAGGAATTGGCTAGTATTAAACGAAAGTTCACTAagccaattgatgactatctAAATAGATTTCAATTACTCAAAGCTATGTGTTTTACACAA GAAGAAAAGGCTAGAGAAAATAAGAATAAAAGAGTAGCCTACATCGATTTTAGTAATGATGACGAAGGATCCTATAATGGGCCTTTAGACTTAGACAAAAATGAAATAGACCTTGTTGAGTTGAAGCAAGGGCCACATTACGCTTATAAGGTTTTGGCCTCGTCGAATGGAAAAAACCCTATTGAACcagaaaataataataaatttcCTAAAAAAACTTACGCTTTTGATGTTAcaaaatgtgacgaaatcttTGATTTGTTAGTTAAGGATGCTAAAGTACCtcctttagaacaaagaaagaaaaaagggtTTTCCAAGTACCATAGTTTTCTGGGTCATAAAACatctcaatgttttcttttcagggatcttgttCAGAATGCTATCCAAGAAGGGAGACTCAAGTTTGGAGACAAACCTAGGAGCCAGATGAAGATCGACTCCAACCCTCTGCAAATGGATGATGCCCACTACACGGAAGCAGAGGAAGTAAACATGGTCGAAGTCACTGATGATTTCAAAATGATCGAAGTTACTAAGGACTTCGTCAACGAACCCGTCATGGTTAGGGTTTCTGAGCATCTTGATCAGGGATTCTTCAATGACTTCTTTCAGGAAGTTGTGGGAAATGTCACCAATGGAAACAATGATGTTTTCGACACCAGAGTCACTAAAGATTCTAACCTGATGATAGTAACCAAAGAAACTGTTGATGGTTTCGTGTAA